Proteins from one Microtus pennsylvanicus isolate mMicPen1 chromosome 7, mMicPen1.hap1, whole genome shotgun sequence genomic window:
- the LOC142853716 gene encoding glutathione S-transferase alpha-3, translating to MAGKPVLHYSDCRGRMESVRWLLAAAGVEFEEKFLRTRDDLERLRNDGSLMFQQVPMVEIDGMKLVQCRAILNYIATKYNLYGKDMKERAIIDMYTEGLMDLDELVLHQPYLPKEEKEGNLAKIKDKARNRYFPAYEKVLKSHGQDYLVGNKLSRADVYLVKLLYHVEELDPSALANFPLLKALRTRVSNLPTVKKFLQPGSQRKPLEDEKCVESVMKAFT from the exons ATGGCAGGGAAGCCAGTCCTTCACTACTCCGATTGCCGGGGCAGAATGGAGTCTGTCCGGTGGCTCTTGGCTGCAGCTGGAGTAGAG TTTGAAGAAAAGTTTCTGAGAACTCGGGATGATCTGGAAAGGTTAAGAAATG ATGGGAGTTTGATGTTCCAACAAGTGCCCATGGTAGAGATCGATGGGATGAAGCTGGTTCAGTGCAGAGCCATTCTCAACTACATCGCCACCAAATACAACCTCTATGGGAAGGACATGAAGGAGAGAGCTAT CATTGATATGTATACTGAAGGTCTGATGGATCTGGATGAACTGGTTCTCCATCAACCTTACCTCcccaaagaggagaaagagggaaaccTTGCCAAGATCAAGGACAAGGCAAGGAACCGTTACTTCCCTGCCTATGAGAAG GTGTTAAAGAGCCATGGACAAGATTATCTCGTTGGCAACAAGCTGAGCAGGGCGGATGTTTACCTGGTTAAACTTCTCTACCATGTGGAAGAGCTGGACCCCAGTGCTTTGGCCAACTTCCCTCTGCTGAAG GCACTGAGAACCAGAGTCAGCAACCTCCCTACAGTGAAGAAGTTTCTTCAGCCTGGCAGCCAGAGGAAGCCTTTGGAGGATGAGAAATGCGTAGAATCAGTAATGAAGGCTTTCACTTAA